Proteins from a genomic interval of Diospyros lotus cultivar Yz01 chromosome 6, ASM1463336v1, whole genome shotgun sequence:
- the LOC127804069 gene encoding glyoxylase I 4-like → MDRSIMEIEELSSCEALPLLSLNHVSLLVRSVWTSVRFYEDVLGFFLIKRPSSFNFNGAWLYNYGIGIHFLENKSVDEFEAVNEPRPINPKDNHLSFQCTDVGLVKRRLEDLGIKYVTAVVEEAGIQVDQVFFHDPDGYMIEICNCDNLPVIPISACSFKTKYSNYSKIAATKCGLMETMMMESLSMEMMTFSF, encoded by the exons ATGGATCGATCGATCATGGAGATAGAAGAATTAAGCAGCTGCGAGGCACTCCCTCTTCTCTCCCTAAACCATGTTTCTCTCTTGGTGCGTTCGGTCTGGACCTCCGTCCGCTTCTACGAGGACGTCCTCGGCTTCTTCCTCATCAAACGCCCCTCTTCCTTCAACTTCAACGGTGCCTG GCTGTACAATTATGGAATAGGGATTCACTTTCTTGAGAACAAGTCCGTGGATGAATTTGAGGCGGTGAACGAACCCCGGCCGATCAATCCCAAGGATAACCACTTATCCTTTCAA TGCACTGATGTAGGGCTGGTGAAGAGGAGACTGGAAGATCTGGGGATAAAATACGTGACGGCGGTGGTGGAGGAGGCAGGGATTCAGGTGGACCAGGTGTTCTTCCACGACCCGGACGGCTACATGATCGAAATCTGCAACTGCGACAACCTGCCGGTGATTCCCATATCGGCCTGCTCTTTCAAGACCAAGTATTCCAATTACAGCAAGATTGCAGCCACCAAATGCGGCTTAATGGAGACCATGATGATGGAGAGCCTAAGCATGGAGATGATGACCTTCTCCTTCTAA